One genomic segment of Caldimonas brevitalea includes these proteins:
- a CDS encoding TIGR01777 family oxidoreductase: protein MNMTIVFSVLTFQALLGAFDNLWHHELAARLPQRASARRELTLHAAREALYGLLFAGLAWLHWQGWWALLPASLLVAEMFITIADFLEEDRSRKLPPLERALHTVLTVSYGLLLGLLGPMFWQAWRLPSGLSVVTHGLWSWFFSAASVGVLLWSVRNVLAVRQLKRISSAPGQQHPPAAQALGGATVLVTGGTGFIGSALVSRLLSQGRRVIVLTRDPLQARASLGPRVWAVDRLDDIPAETRIDAVVNLAGATILGAPWTASRRQVLLESRRRTTKEVLRLMQRLHQRPEVLVSASAVGYYGVPPGMAPIDETAPAEPGRFQSDLCAAIEREALKAQHIGVRVVCLRPGIVLGRNGGAYPALALAARLGFAATLGGGRQPVPWIHLDDAVGLMLHAIAEPVLEGPVNAVAPQTPCQATFTDIMAAAFGRRARLHVPAAVLRAGLGEMSELLLCGQNAVPTRALASGYVFAHPTLQEALDQLVGSARPPRCSDGFIVRRL, encoded by the coding sequence CGCTGCACGCGGCGCGCGAGGCCCTCTACGGGTTGCTCTTTGCGGGGCTCGCGTGGCTGCATTGGCAAGGCTGGTGGGCGCTGCTGCCCGCCAGCCTGTTGGTGGCCGAGATGTTCATCACCATCGCCGACTTCCTCGAAGAGGACCGCAGCCGCAAGCTGCCGCCGCTGGAACGCGCCCTGCACACGGTCCTGACGGTGAGCTATGGCCTGCTGCTGGGCCTGCTCGGGCCGATGTTCTGGCAGGCGTGGCGGTTGCCGTCAGGTCTGTCGGTGGTCACGCATGGGCTCTGGTCATGGTTCTTCAGCGCGGCGTCGGTGGGCGTGCTCCTCTGGAGTGTCCGCAATGTGCTGGCCGTGAGGCAGCTCAAGCGCATCAGCTCGGCGCCAGGGCAGCAGCATCCACCGGCAGCGCAGGCGCTGGGCGGCGCCACCGTGCTGGTGACCGGCGGCACGGGCTTCATCGGGTCTGCTCTCGTGTCGCGGCTGCTGAGCCAGGGACGCCGCGTCATCGTGCTGACCCGCGACCCACTGCAGGCGCGCGCCAGCCTCGGCCCTCGTGTCTGGGCGGTGGACCGGCTGGACGACATCCCGGCGGAAACCCGCATCGATGCGGTCGTGAACCTGGCCGGGGCGACCATACTCGGCGCACCGTGGACAGCATCGCGCCGGCAGGTCCTGCTCGAAAGCCGTCGCCGCACGACCAAAGAAGTGCTCCGCCTGATGCAACGCCTGCATCAACGGCCCGAGGTGCTGGTGAGCGCCTCGGCGGTCGGCTACTACGGCGTGCCGCCCGGCATGGCACCGATTGATGAAACAGCGCCCGCCGAGCCGGGCCGATTCCAGTCCGACTTGTGCGCGGCCATCGAAAGGGAAGCCCTGAAGGCTCAGCACATCGGCGTGCGGGTGGTGTGTTTGCGCCCGGGCATCGTGCTGGGACGCAACGGCGGCGCCTACCCTGCGCTGGCGCTGGCGGCCCGTCTGGGCTTCGCTGCCACACTGGGCGGCGGCCGGCAACCGGTGCCCTGGATCCATCTCGACGATGCGGTCGGGCTGATGCTTCATGCGATCGCCGAGCCCGTGCTGGAGGGCCCCGTCAACGCGGTCGCGCCACAGACGCCCTGCCAGGCAACTTTCACCGACATCATGGCCGCGGCCTTCGGTCGTCGCGCTCGACTGCACGTGCCTGCAGCGGTCCTGCGTGCCGGGTTGGGGGAGATGTCCGAACTGCTGCTGTGCGGCCAGAACGCCGTGCCGACCCGGGCCCTCGCAAGCGGCTATGTGTTCGCGCATCCCACGCTTCAAGAAGCCTTGGATCAACTGGTCGGCTCGGCCAGGCCTCCAAGGTGCAGCGACGGTTTTATTGTTCGGCGTCTCTGA
- a CDS encoding SDR family NAD(P)-dependent oxidoreductase: MTRKIALITGASRGLGRNAALHLARHGVDLILTYRRQQAEADALVAELDRLGACAAALPLDVGDSTSFPAFADAVRALLAQWQRERIDFLVNNAGMGARASFVDTTEAQFDELMRVHLKGPFFLTQTLLPLIADGGRILNISSGLARFVEPGYAAYAAMKGGIEVLTRHWAKELGARQIRVNTLAPGAIETDFGGGAVRDIPDLNAFLASNTALGRVGLPDDIGGVVAALLAGDTGWINAQRIEASGGMFV; encoded by the coding sequence ATGACCCGCAAGATCGCGCTCATCACCGGCGCCAGCCGCGGCCTCGGCCGCAATGCGGCGCTTCACCTCGCCCGGCACGGCGTCGACCTGATCCTCACCTACCGCCGCCAGCAGGCGGAAGCCGACGCGCTGGTCGCCGAGCTGGACCGCCTCGGCGCCTGTGCCGCCGCGCTGCCGCTCGACGTCGGTGACAGCACCTCGTTCCCGGCGTTTGCCGACGCCGTGCGGGCACTGCTGGCGCAGTGGCAGCGCGAGCGCATCGACTTCCTGGTCAACAACGCCGGCATGGGCGCGCGTGCGTCGTTCGTCGACACCACCGAGGCCCAGTTCGACGAGCTGATGAGGGTCCACCTGAAGGGCCCGTTCTTCCTCACGCAGACACTGCTGCCGCTGATCGCCGATGGCGGCCGCATCCTCAACATCTCCAGCGGGCTCGCGCGTTTCGTCGAACCTGGTTATGCAGCCTATGCCGCGATGAAGGGCGGCATCGAGGTGCTGACACGCCACTGGGCCAAGGAGCTGGGCGCGCGGCAGATCCGCGTGAACACGCTGGCGCCAGGCGCGATCGAGACCGACTTCGGCGGCGGCGCGGTGCGCGACATCCCCGACCTCAACGCCTTCCTCGCGTCCAACACCGCGCTGGGCCGGGTGGGCTTGCCCGACGACATCGGGGGTGTGGTGGCGGCGCTGCTGGCGGGCGACACGGGCTGGATCAACGCGCAGCGCATCGAGGCATCGGGCGGCATGTTCGTTTGA
- a CDS encoding efflux RND transporter periplasmic adaptor subunit — protein MKMCRVSGALAALSVLMATVMATPARASASAGEFDCMIEPAQVVEVRSPVVGLLQQVHVRRGESVRRGQLLVSIESSVEQSASETARFRAGAQGSLLLAQSKLRAAREKARRYEDLYEEEFVSAQARDDAAAELRTAQAELKTAEENAQLAKLEHRQSVDQLNRRVLRSPFDGVVVDQYLYPGALVDSGEGKKPILKIAQTDPLVVRAILPFRVFPQVKAGGAATVVPEAPFKGEVQTRIKTVDRLIDSAAGTFGVLVELDNKRQTLPGGIRCRLRIAGL, from the coding sequence ATGAAGATGTGTCGAGTGAGCGGGGCGCTGGCCGCCCTGTCGGTGCTGATGGCGACGGTGATGGCCACGCCGGCCCGCGCGAGCGCAAGTGCGGGCGAGTTCGATTGCATGATCGAGCCGGCGCAGGTGGTGGAGGTGCGCAGCCCGGTGGTCGGGCTGCTGCAGCAGGTGCATGTGCGGCGCGGCGAGAGCGTGCGCCGCGGCCAGCTGTTGGTCAGCATCGAGTCGAGCGTCGAGCAGAGTGCCTCCGAGACGGCGCGCTTCCGTGCCGGCGCGCAAGGCAGCCTGCTGTTGGCGCAGAGCAAGCTGCGGGCGGCACGCGAGAAGGCGCGCCGCTACGAAGACCTGTACGAAGAGGAGTTCGTCTCGGCCCAGGCGCGGGACGACGCCGCAGCGGAACTGAGGACCGCGCAGGCAGAGCTGAAGACGGCCGAAGAAAACGCACAACTGGCCAAGCTGGAGCACCGACAGTCGGTCGACCAGCTCAACCGGCGCGTGTTGCGCAGCCCGTTTGACGGCGTGGTGGTCGACCAATACCTGTACCCCGGTGCGCTGGTGGACAGCGGCGAAGGCAAGAAGCCGATCTTGAAGATCGCCCAGACCGACCCGCTGGTGGTGCGGGCGATCCTGCCGTTTCGCGTGTTTCCGCAAGTGAAGGCCGGCGGTGCGGCGACGGTGGTGCCGGAAGCGCCCTTCAAGGGTGAGGTGCAGACCCGCATCAAGACGGTCGACCGTCTGATCGACTCTGCTGCCGGCACCTTCGGCGTGCTGGTGGAACTGGACAACAAGCGGCAGACCTTGCCCGGCGGGATTCGATGCCGGCTCCGCATCGCGGGGCTCTAA
- a CDS encoding site-2 protease family protein yields MQTLLSEHWHAVRFLRPRLREGVQPLHRRLRGRPWVLLADPVTQRFHRVTPSVWRVLQLLDGTRDLDAVWDAACEQVNPEGGADQAAISQHELVQLLSSLYANDLLQTQVAPDAAEVFDRYKRQTRAKLKQSWLNPMSLKLPLLYPDAWFERHAGMARALFSWGMAALWLLIVTPAAVLAAQHWSALTENLSDRVLSASNVALLWFTYPLVKAVHEWAHGMAVKAWGGTVREIGLMFVVFTPVPYVDASSSYRFPSKWARAAVAAAGILAELLLGALAVYVWLLSESGLVSAIAFNVLLITGVSTVVVNGNPLMRYDGYFIFCDLLEVPNLAQRATQYWAYLIDRHAFNSPDAQPPVESTGERWLLALYGAVAPFYRLSVSIGLVLFIASEYLILGVVMALFGAWTAFVMPLWKGWKHLRESPGLARRRELALRRTLTALALLVVGVALLPLPFYSVHQAVVWLPDEAIVRAEAPGQVSAAPVKAGQRVEARQALMSLDSLDLQAEHAVADSTVQRAAAQLRKAEVDDPVKAQALRAELAMQQARLDEMQRRVESLNVRAQAAGRWTPAAPTELVGRHVRRGEVLGYVVAGPSRLVRTAVTQEDMDLIRSRVQGVDVRFAHAMRTSVAGTVRRQVPGGATDLVSPALGTTGGGEIAVDPAEQGGTRSLARVFDVEVLLERHSSTAVFGDRAYVRFDLGWAPLGWQWALRLRQLFLARLNV; encoded by the coding sequence ATGCAGACGCTGTTGTCGGAGCACTGGCACGCCGTGCGCTTCCTGCGCCCCCGGCTGCGCGAAGGGGTGCAGCCGCTGCACCGGCGGCTGCGCGGGCGGCCCTGGGTGTTGTTGGCCGACCCGGTCACGCAGCGCTTCCATCGTGTCACGCCTTCGGTGTGGCGGGTGCTGCAACTGCTGGACGGCACGCGCGACCTGGACGCGGTGTGGGACGCCGCCTGCGAGCAGGTGAACCCCGAGGGCGGCGCCGACCAGGCCGCCATCTCGCAGCACGAGCTGGTGCAGCTGCTGTCGTCGCTGTACGCCAACGACCTGCTGCAGACCCAGGTGGCGCCCGACGCCGCCGAGGTGTTCGACCGCTACAAGCGGCAGACACGCGCCAAGCTCAAGCAGTCGTGGCTCAACCCGATGAGCCTCAAGCTGCCGCTGCTGTACCCCGACGCCTGGTTCGAGCGCCATGCCGGCATGGCCCGTGCGCTGTTCTCCTGGGGCATGGCGGCGTTGTGGCTGCTGATCGTGACACCGGCGGCCGTGCTCGCCGCGCAACACTGGAGCGCGCTGACCGAGAACCTGTCGGACCGCGTGCTGTCGGCCAGCAACGTCGCGCTGCTGTGGTTCACCTACCCGCTCGTCAAAGCGGTGCACGAGTGGGCGCATGGCATGGCGGTCAAGGCCTGGGGCGGCACGGTGCGCGAGATCGGGCTGATGTTCGTGGTGTTCACGCCGGTGCCGTATGTGGACGCCTCGTCGTCGTATCGCTTCCCGTCCAAGTGGGCCCGCGCCGCGGTCGCCGCGGCCGGCATCCTGGCCGAGCTGCTGCTGGGCGCATTGGCCGTCTACGTGTGGCTGTTGAGCGAGTCGGGGCTGGTCAGCGCCATCGCCTTCAACGTGTTGCTGATCACAGGCGTCTCAACGGTGGTCGTCAACGGCAACCCCTTGATGCGCTACGACGGCTATTTCATCTTCTGCGACCTGTTGGAGGTTCCCAACCTGGCGCAGCGGGCCACCCAATATTGGGCCTATCTGATCGACCGCCATGCCTTCAACTCGCCCGATGCGCAGCCGCCCGTCGAGTCGACCGGCGAGCGCTGGCTGCTGGCGCTCTACGGGGCGGTGGCGCCGTTCTATCGCCTTAGCGTGTCGATCGGCCTGGTGCTGTTCATCGCTTCCGAATACCTGATCCTCGGCGTGGTGATGGCGCTGTTCGGCGCCTGGACGGCCTTCGTGATGCCGTTGTGGAAGGGCTGGAAGCACCTGCGCGAAAGCCCCGGCCTGGCGCGTCGACGCGAGCTGGCGCTGCGCCGCACGCTGACGGCGCTGGCGCTGCTGGTGGTGGGGGTCGCGCTGCTGCCCTTGCCGTTCTATTCCGTGCACCAGGCCGTGGTGTGGCTGCCCGACGAGGCCATCGTCCGCGCCGAAGCGCCCGGGCAGGTCTCGGCCGCGCCGGTCAAGGCCGGCCAGCGTGTCGAGGCGCGGCAAGCCTTGATGAGCCTGGACAGTCTCGACCTGCAGGCCGAGCATGCGGTGGCCGATAGCACCGTGCAGCGCGCCGCGGCACAACTGCGCAAGGCGGAGGTCGACGACCCGGTGAAAGCGCAGGCCTTGCGCGCCGAACTGGCGATGCAGCAAGCGCGGCTCGACGAGATGCAGCGGCGGGTCGAGTCCCTGAACGTGCGCGCGCAGGCCGCAGGCCGCTGGACCCCCGCGGCACCCACCGAGCTGGTGGGTCGTCACGTGCGCCGAGGTGAGGTGCTGGGCTATGTGGTCGCCGGGCCGTCGCGGTTGGTTCGTACGGCGGTGACCCAGGAAGACATGGACCTGATCCGCTCGCGCGTGCAAGGGGTGGACGTGCGCTTCGCCCACGCCATGCGCACTTCAGTGGCGGGCACGGTGCGGCGCCAGGTGCCGGGGGGCGCGACCGACCTGGTGTCGCCCGCGCTCGGCACCACCGGAGGTGGCGAGATTGCGGTGGACCCGGCGGAGCAGGGCGGCACCCGCAGTCTGGCCCGGGTGTTCGACGTCGAAGTGCTGCTGGAGCGGCACTCGTCCACCGCCGTGTTCGGCGACCGTGCCTATGTGCGTTTCGATCTCGGCTGGGCGCCGCTCGGCTGGCAATGGGCGCTGCGGCTGCGGCAGCTTTTCTTGGCGCGCTTGAATGTTTGA
- a CDS encoding HlyD family efflux transporter periplasmic adaptor subunit has protein sequence MNPATQAAQAPQPTASDTPPRDTAATSGPTAPPTGPTTQQAGPTAPPVDAPPPAAPPSELARLLAAWRARLAAAGMPCRAAAFHSDDAAWTEDFPPAEAALVAAWPALRERVTPDNPVALVKVAGATGQELLMATRLQLPSGASGTIGICLPPPHNERTVQLVLLSLGWLQLTLSAQTFSKHLHSARLLELLGHVASQTEARAAAQEWVNRSAAWARSEAPAGFSLSLSLFEVRRGVPHWWVGADTAWAEKASPAVQESSEIALRAAVEMRELQQGPWWALPLLDNGEPSAVLVARCDGGEWPAPAMAVLRASAGLGEPLLRHWREAGRSLPRHIVDASRGAWRKLREPGHLTWKAAAGAITLALAALLLWPVPDRVTANLVIEGRVRQLVTSPFDGFVREALVRPGDRVRQGQVLARLDERDLKLEQNKYQSERDQAAGKLRQAMAEHDAPAVALASAEVRQAEAQLALVEAKLARATLTAPMDGLVVSGDWVQQIGGPVETGKEMFEIAAADGFRVVLHVQDKDIARVRAGQLGALRLTGQPQHSYAFKVATVTATASVQDGNNGFRVEAAWDAQAPSLSPGMQGVGKITVGEANLLTVWTRSTLDWLRLKLWSWWW, from the coding sequence GTGAACCCCGCAACCCAAGCCGCCCAGGCCCCCCAGCCGACGGCAAGCGACACGCCGCCGCGTGACACCGCCGCAACCTCCGGCCCCACGGCGCCGCCGACCGGCCCCACCACCCAGCAAGCTGGCCCAACCGCGCCCCCCGTTGACGCGCCCCCGCCGGCCGCGCCGCCGAGCGAGCTGGCCCGCCTGCTAGCCGCCTGGCGCGCCCGCCTCGCCGCCGCCGGCATGCCGTGCCGCGCGGCCGCCTTCCACAGCGACGATGCCGCTTGGACCGAAGATTTCCCCCCCGCCGAGGCCGCACTCGTCGCGGCCTGGCCGGCCTTGCGTGAACGTGTCACGCCCGACAACCCGGTGGCCCTCGTCAAAGTGGCCGGCGCCACCGGCCAAGAGCTGTTGATGGCCACCCGTTTGCAGCTGCCCAGCGGCGCGTCGGGCACCATCGGCATCTGCCTGCCGCCCCCGCACAACGAGCGGACCGTGCAGCTGGTGCTGTTGTCCCTCGGCTGGTTGCAACTCACGCTGTCGGCGCAGACCTTCTCGAAGCACCTCCATTCGGCACGCCTGCTCGAGCTGCTCGGCCACGTGGCCTCGCAGACCGAGGCGCGGGCTGCCGCGCAGGAGTGGGTCAATCGCAGCGCGGCCTGGGCGCGCAGCGAGGCGCCCGCGGGGTTCTCGCTGTCGCTCTCGTTGTTCGAGGTGCGCCGCGGCGTGCCGCATTGGTGGGTCGGCGCCGACACCGCCTGGGCCGAAAAAGCCTCGCCAGCAGTGCAAGAGAGCAGCGAGATCGCCTTGCGCGCCGCGGTCGAGATGCGCGAGCTGCAGCAAGGCCCCTGGTGGGCGCTGCCGCTGCTGGACAACGGCGAACCTTCGGCCGTGCTGGTCGCCCGCTGCGACGGTGGCGAGTGGCCGGCACCGGCGATGGCCGTGCTGCGCGCCAGCGCCGGGCTCGGCGAGCCCCTGCTGCGCCATTGGCGCGAGGCCGGCCGCTCGCTGCCGCGTCACATCGTCGACGCGTCCCGCGGCGCCTGGCGCAAGCTGCGCGAGCCCGGCCACCTGACCTGGAAAGCGGCGGCCGGGGCCATCACGCTGGCGCTCGCCGCGCTGCTGTTGTGGCCGGTGCCGGACCGTGTCACCGCCAACCTCGTCATCGAAGGTCGCGTGCGCCAGCTGGTCACGTCGCCGTTCGACGGTTTCGTCCGCGAGGCACTGGTGCGTCCCGGCGACCGGGTGCGCCAGGGCCAGGTGCTGGCGCGGCTGGACGAGCGTGACCTGAAGCTCGAGCAGAACAAATACCAGAGCGAACGCGACCAGGCCGCCGGCAAGCTGCGCCAGGCGATGGCCGAGCACGACGCGCCGGCCGTCGCGTTGGCCTCGGCCGAAGTGCGCCAGGCCGAGGCGCAGCTGGCGCTGGTCGAGGCCAAGCTGGCGCGCGCCACACTGACCGCACCGATGGACGGCCTGGTGGTCAGCGGCGACTGGGTGCAGCAGATCGGTGGGCCGGTCGAGACGGGCAAAGAGATGTTCGAGATCGCCGCGGCCGACGGTTTCCGGGTTGTGCTGCATGTGCAGGACAAGGACATCGCCCGCGTGCGGGCAGGGCAGTTGGGCGCCCTGCGCCTCACCGGTCAGCCGCAGCACAGCTATGCCTTCAAGGTGGCCACGGTGACCGCGACGGCCAGCGTGCAGGACGGCAACAACGGCTTTCGGGTCGAGGCCGCATGGGACGCCCAAGCGCCGTCGCTCAGCCCCGGCATGCAGGGCGTTGGCAAGATCACCGTCGGTGAAGCCAACCTGCTCACCGTGTGGACCCGCTCCACGCTGGACTGGCTGCGGCTGAAGCTGTGGAGCTGGTGGTGGTGA
- a CDS encoding TolC family outer membrane protein, whose product MLPVAVVAQPLPQLYRLALAVDPAVAGAQAQVRAAEQRVVQARAAFGPTVALTGTKSRGNYREAPEYDERNLESKQYGAQLTQPLKRDALYPSLAQAHAQLEQAQAQLQQAETDAMQRLVEACFGVLKARDEVVFLQAQRVATSEQLASAQRSFQVGTVSVTDVREAQAKADTVAAQLVAASYELDLRQQIVDELVGQRVDGLVERGLTGERLPAVEPLSLPAWIADAQAYNAQLEAARQALEAGDAEVRKAWYGHAPTADLNYSYMRNKDNGSPTTLFGRKGHHTQVSVNVNIPLFASFATHAKVREAAALRDKARSDVDAARRQLGLDLREAFSATLSAASQARGFEAAVQSNETAVRANRRGYAVGMRVNSEVLEAQTRLFEARRDLSRARYDAWTQYLKLKAMAGRLSEIDLAELDGLLVVVPLLTPPDAPVRAKEGRQ is encoded by the coding sequence GTGCTGCCCGTCGCGGTCGTCGCGCAGCCGTTGCCGCAGCTCTACCGCCTGGCGCTTGCCGTTGACCCCGCCGTCGCCGGCGCGCAAGCCCAGGTCCGCGCCGCCGAGCAGCGTGTGGTGCAAGCCCGCGCCGCCTTCGGGCCGACCGTCGCGCTCACCGGCACCAAGTCCAGAGGCAACTACCGCGAAGCGCCAGAGTACGACGAGCGCAACCTCGAGTCGAAGCAGTACGGCGCCCAACTCACCCAGCCGCTGAAACGCGACGCGCTCTACCCCAGCCTCGCTCAGGCTCACGCGCAGCTCGAACAAGCCCAGGCGCAGTTGCAGCAGGCCGAGACCGACGCGATGCAGCGGCTCGTCGAGGCCTGCTTCGGCGTGCTGAAGGCGCGTGATGAAGTGGTCTTCCTGCAAGCCCAACGTGTTGCCACCAGCGAACAACTCGCCTCCGCGCAACGCAGCTTCCAGGTCGGCACGGTGTCGGTCACCGACGTGCGCGAAGCGCAAGCCAAAGCCGACACGGTCGCGGCCCAGCTGGTCGCCGCGTCGTATGAACTCGACCTGCGGCAGCAGATCGTCGACGAGTTGGTGGGCCAGCGGGTCGACGGCCTGGTGGAACGTGGCCTGACCGGGGAACGGCTGCCGGCCGTGGAGCCGCTGTCGCTGCCCGCCTGGATCGCCGATGCGCAGGCCTACAACGCCCAGCTCGAAGCGGCACGCCAGGCACTCGAGGCCGGCGACGCCGAGGTGCGCAAGGCGTGGTACGGCCACGCGCCGACGGCCGACTTGAACTACAGCTACATGCGCAACAAGGACAACGGCTCGCCCACCACGCTGTTTGGCCGTAAGGGCCACCACACGCAGGTCAGCGTCAACGTCAACATTCCGCTGTTCGCGAGCTTCGCGACCCATGCCAAGGTGCGCGAAGCCGCAGCGCTGCGCGACAAGGCGCGCAGCGACGTCGACGCGGCCCGCCGGCAACTGGGCCTGGACCTGCGCGAAGCCTTCTCGGCCACGCTGTCCGCCGCCAGCCAGGCGCGTGGTTTCGAGGCCGCAGTGCAGTCCAACGAGACGGCGGTGCGCGCCAACCGGCGCGGCTACGCGGTGGGCATGCGAGTCAACAGCGAAGTGCTGGAAGCACAGACGCGCCTCTTCGAAGCGCGGCGCGATCTGTCGCGTGCCCGGTACGACGCGTGGACCCAGTACCTGAAGCTCAAGGCGATGGCCGGTCGCCTCAGCGAAATCGATCTGGCTGAGCTGGACGGGCTGCTGGTGGTGGTGCCGTTGCTCACCCCGCCCGACGCCCCCGTGCGTGCCAAAGAGGGGCGCCAGTGA